ACTTTTTTCATATCTTAAAAAAATATAGCATAAAAAAGAAAAATAGGCAACTAAATTGCCTATTTTAAAATAATTAACATTGCTTTTTTTACAGAAGAATTAAAAGCGGTGTCCGACTCTATACTTTGCCAAAGGATTTGTTCCTCCTCTAACCTCAAAATGCAAATGGCATCCGGTTGCTCCGATAGTATAACCCGTATTTCCCATATATCCTATCAGTGCCCCTTGGGAAACTTTTTGATTTACTGAAACGGAAATCTTTGAAAGATGTCCATAATAGGTAACCATTCCGTTTGGATGAAGTATTCTTATATACCTTCCTCCAATGTTATGATATCCCGTAATCTGTATTGTCCCTGCTGCAGATGCATAAACAGGAGTGCCACAGCTATTTGCAATATCAACCGCATTGTACCAATGAAGACCCTGGGTAATATATCCTTTTACGGGAACAATAAACCCCGAAAAAGAAGGTTGAACAGGAGAAGCGGGTCGAATAACCGGCATTTCTCCGTTTGGAACAACTATTATATCCCCAATATAAATGCTTCCTTCGTCTGGCAATTCGTTAAAAGAAACAATATCTTCCGCTTTGGCTTTGTATTTTTTAGCTATTTCGCTAACCGTGTCTCCTCTTTTCACTTCATGAACAACTCCGGAAACAGGAGGAATGGCTAATTTTTGTCCAGTTTTTAAAACTGACTTACTATTTAAATTATTTGCCCAAAGAATTGTATTTACGGAAATATCAAACTTTTCGGCAATACTTGAAATCGTTTCTTCTTCTTTTATTTCATATTCAATAATTTCTTTGCCTCTTTCTTCAAAACTTGCAAGCGTTCCAAAAGAAGAATTTGTTAGGTATATCAAAGGAGAAGAGGCAGCAGCAATACTGCTATCTTCAATAAAACTCATTTCCGCTTCTACTGTAATAAAA
The nucleotide sequence above comes from Candidatus Paceibacterota bacterium. Encoded proteins:
- a CDS encoding LysM peptidoglycan-binding domain-containing M23 family metallopeptidase, translating into MLKTEPSIGKKAIFFTIIAMLAILALMATKTSSKGSFYFGETARASDILFVESSRNFITVEAEMSFIEDSSIAAASSPLIYLTNSSFGTLASFEERGKEIIEYEIKEEETISSIAEKFDISVNTILWANNLNSKSVLKTGQKLAIPPVSGVVHEVKRGDTVSEIAKKYKAKAEDIVSFNELPDEGSIYIGDIIVVPNGEMPVIRPASPVQPSFSGFIVPVKGYITQGLHWYNAVDIANSCGTPVYASAAGTIQITGYHNIGGRYIRILHPNGMVTYYGHLSKISVSVNQKVSQGALIGYMGNTGYTIGATGCHLHFEVRGGTNPLAKYRVGHRF